A section of the Triticum dicoccoides isolate Atlit2015 ecotype Zavitan chromosome 7A, WEW_v2.0, whole genome shotgun sequence genome encodes:
- the LOC119330807 gene encoding protein BTR1-like isoform X1: MDPAADDGRSPSPVPDPDDGEGGSGWGSDKPPPTRAEEGRVVGKAAMEPSPSPPDSTVSDQDDDDLTRAVSLLSLAEAGKAGSAPRAVDPSPPSSAVSSHGHKDDDDLAGVNKRTHARFLVTHAQAGLIIGMGGSTVAAVEARSGARVKLSRHDQLLPGTDRRVVLVHGLLSQVMDAMELLLQRLLLYQVQGDQAVDSEPTLVLVVPQPCCGVLIGKGGSVIKSFTEASETAIQISPHNISYGFNDRLVTITGPLDNLLRAVFLIIFELLEDIRYLFPCAAATPNIPMRSPVNKDAQESVTIAVADEHMGSVIGRGGRIVNEISKVSGAWIDISGKGEFMPGTRDREVIMRGTSEAIRAAEAMIMHRVSVASGNLMGRRVEGTSVKGLLTRLDEEEEDDDAVVQMHRLKLSDRTE, from the exons ATGGATCCCGCCGCCGACGACGGCCGCTCACCTTCACCCGTCCCGGACCCAGACGACGGCGAAGGCGGCAGCGGGTGGGGGAGCGACAAGCCGCCGCCCACGCGCGCGGAGGAGGGGCGCGTCGTCGGGAAGGCCGCCATGGaaccctcgccgtcgccgccggacTCCACCGTCTCCGACCAAG ACGACGACGACCTGACGCGCGCCGTGTCCCTGCTGTCGCTCGCGGAGGCCGGGAAGGCCGGGTCCGCCCCCCGCGCCGTGGATCcgtcgccgccgtcctccgccGTCTCCTCCCACGGTCACAAAG ATGATGATGATCTCGCCGGCGTGAACAAGCGGACGCACGCGAGGTTCCTCGTCACCCACGCCCAGGCCGGGCTCATCATCGGGATGGGTGGCTCCACTGTCGCCGCTGTCGAGGCCCGCTCCGGCGCCCGGGTCAAGCTCTCCCGCCACGACCAGCTCCTCCCCGGCACCGACCGCAGGGTCGTGCTCGTCCATGGCCTCCTCAGCCAGGTCATGGACGCCATGGAGCTACTGCTCCAAAGGCTCTTGCTCTACCAGGTTCAG GGTGACCAGGCGGTCGACTCTGAGCCCACGCTAGTGCTCGTCGTGCCTCAGCCCTGCTGCGGCGTGCTCATCGGCAAAGGAGGATCTGTTATCAA GTCATTCACTGAAGCTTCGGAAACTGCAATTCAGATCTCACCACACAACATCTCCTATGGCTTCAACGACAGGCTGGTCACCATCACAGGGCCCTTGGATAATCTATTGCGAGCAGTGTTTCTGATAATATTTGAGCTGTTAGAGGACATTCGTTATTTGTTTCCATGTGCAGCTGCTACG CCAAACATTCCAATGAGATCACCTGTTAATAAGGATGCCCAAGAATCTGTCACTATTGCTGTTGCTGATGAGCATATGGGTTCTGTTATTGGTCGTGGTGGAAGGATTGTCAATGAGATCAGCAAG GTTAGTGGAGCATGGATTGACATCTCAGGCAAGGGGGAGTTCATGCCCGGGACTCGCGACAG GGAGGTGATTATGAGGGGAACATCAGAGGCGATCCGCGCAGCCGAGGCGATGATCATGCACCGTGTCTCCGTGGCCAGCGGCAACTTGATGGGGCGGAGGGTGGAGGGAACAAGCGTCAAGGGTCTGCTTACCAggctggacgaggaggaggaggatgatgatgcAGTCGTGCAGATGCATCGGCTGAAGTTGAGTGATCGGACAGAGTAG
- the LOC119330807 gene encoding protein BTR1-like isoform X2, with protein sequence MDPAADDGRSPSPVPDPDDGEGGSGWGSDKPPPTRAEEGRVVGKAAMEPSPSPPDSTVSDQDDDDLTRAVSLLSLAEAGKAGSAPRAVDPSPPSSAVSSHGHKDDDDLAGVNKRTHARFLVTHAQAGLIIGMGGSTVAAVEARSGARVKLSRHDQLLPGTDRRVVLVHGLLSQVMDAMELLLQRLLLYQVQGDQAVDSEPTLVLVVPQPCCGVLIGKGGSVIKSFTEASETAIQISPHNISYGFNDRLVTITGPLDNLLRAVFLIIFELLEDIRYLFPCAAATPNIPMRSPVNKDAQESVTIAVADEHMGSVIGRGGRIVNEISKVSLFSQVTLSFSTCAAHCPLLWLTV encoded by the exons ATGGATCCCGCCGCCGACGACGGCCGCTCACCTTCACCCGTCCCGGACCCAGACGACGGCGAAGGCGGCAGCGGGTGGGGGAGCGACAAGCCGCCGCCCACGCGCGCGGAGGAGGGGCGCGTCGTCGGGAAGGCCGCCATGGaaccctcgccgtcgccgccggacTCCACCGTCTCCGACCAAG ACGACGACGACCTGACGCGCGCCGTGTCCCTGCTGTCGCTCGCGGAGGCCGGGAAGGCCGGGTCCGCCCCCCGCGCCGTGGATCcgtcgccgccgtcctccgccGTCTCCTCCCACGGTCACAAAG ATGATGATGATCTCGCCGGCGTGAACAAGCGGACGCACGCGAGGTTCCTCGTCACCCACGCCCAGGCCGGGCTCATCATCGGGATGGGTGGCTCCACTGTCGCCGCTGTCGAGGCCCGCTCCGGCGCCCGGGTCAAGCTCTCCCGCCACGACCAGCTCCTCCCCGGCACCGACCGCAGGGTCGTGCTCGTCCATGGCCTCCTCAGCCAGGTCATGGACGCCATGGAGCTACTGCTCCAAAGGCTCTTGCTCTACCAGGTTCAG GGTGACCAGGCGGTCGACTCTGAGCCCACGCTAGTGCTCGTCGTGCCTCAGCCCTGCTGCGGCGTGCTCATCGGCAAAGGAGGATCTGTTATCAA GTCATTCACTGAAGCTTCGGAAACTGCAATTCAGATCTCACCACACAACATCTCCTATGGCTTCAACGACAGGCTGGTCACCATCACAGGGCCCTTGGATAATCTATTGCGAGCAGTGTTTCTGATAATATTTGAGCTGTTAGAGGACATTCGTTATTTGTTTCCATGTGCAGCTGCTACG CCAAACATTCCAATGAGATCACCTGTTAATAAGGATGCCCAAGAATCTGTCACTATTGCTGTTGCTGATGAGCATATGGGTTCTGTTATTGGTCGTGGTGGAAGGATTGTCAATGAGATCAGCAAGGTATCCT TGTTCAGTCAAGTAACACTTTCTTTTTCTACTTGCGCTGCTCATTGCCCTCTCCTGTGGTTAACTGTCTAA
- the LOC119327598 gene encoding protein FAR1-RELATED SEQUENCE 9-like has protein sequence MDMEFDTELQAYDLYRLYAFKLGFNVRRRYTNRSKTSGEVTSCKFACSREGFKDHKPAAAIASTAKLPRAAARLSRAAAIPAPDGRTGCNAHLTLRRTKPGGHFQVSAFQPRHNHPLFAAPRGPPSPFHSPPNAAPPPDFIDDDATAGAACAEGDGPLRTRRQWEIKYGEAAALLNHLQRQSLADPGFHHAMQLDVEDKVANVFWVDAKMVADYAHFGDAVAFDVVSRNSISLRHLASFVGCNSFGEPVVFGLALMYDESCESFRWLFQTFLHAMSGRAPKTFISHQDTVIAEALSLAMPGTTTTHAICAWHIKHVAKGNIRQLSKGDASFIEEFKACVDGEYGEEAGFLAAWDAMISKYELRDNAWLQRLFEEKHKWARPYTKGIFSAGMEGTRLNERLSSEVRSHLRAEVDIALFLRHLQKVISDRRHRELEMEYGSRLMMPYLKIRAPVLTQASEVYTSVIFQLFQEEYEEFQSAYIVSRDESGPCREYVVSLVEKEDCRYTVYGNPMEQTVACSCGKFEMVGFLCSHALKILDVMDIKYIPDRYIMKRWTKYARRLTSSSLEVPVPGQAVQEEESLEISSNRYQHLCPKYVRLVARASECEESSRVLDQFWGELGDKVEQILQKQTSVSSAPVTLQPDVQNLKMALSSITDGTESENVLDISSRAVAETVKKKGQKSKNHPRNCVEKGLTKKQKVHSEEPALVHYGLADGSAQSGNAMFQGLEAPPNMSKMVSQTPTYVPYMGTDFSNPMGTLNYEEMHRGASLGFTLLPSQDLGFVACHTSQASGDSQHNQAL, from the exons ATGGACATGGAGTTCGACACGGAGCTGCAGGCATACGACCTCTACCGCCTCTACGCCTTCAAGCTCGGCTTCAACGTCCGCCGCCGCTACACCAACCGCAGCAAGACCTCCGGCGAGGTCACCTCCTGCAAGTTCGCCTGCTCCCGCGAGGGCTTCAAGGACCACaagcccgccgccgccatcgccagcACCGCCAAGCTCCCCCGTGCCGCCGCCAGGCTCTCCCGCGCCGCGGCCATCCCCGCGCCGGACGGCAGGACCGGCTGCAACGCGCACCTCACCCTCCGCCGCACCAAGCCCGGCGGCCACTTCCAAGTCTCCGCCTTCCAGCCGCGCCACAACCACCCGCTCTTCGCCGCTCCCCGCGGCCCGCCCAGCCCCTTCCACTCGCCGCCCAATGCCGCTCCGCCGCCGGATTTCATTGACGACGATGCTACAGCCGGGGCGGCATGCGCCGAGGGAGACGGCCCCTTGCGCACCAGGCGGCAGTGGGAGATCAAGTATGGGGAGGCCGCCGCCCTGCTCAACCACCTCCAGCGGCAGTCGCTGGCCGACCCGGGGTTCCATCACGCCATGCAGCTCGACGTCGAGGACAAGGTGGCGAACGTCTTCTGGGTCGACGCCAAGATGGTCGCCGACTACGCCCACTTTGGCGACGCCGTCGCCTTCGACGTCGTGTCCAGGAACAGCATCAGCCTCCGCCACCTCGCCTCGTTCGTCGGCTGCAACAGTTTCGGCGAGCCTGTCGTCTTCGGGCTGGCGCTCATGTACGATGAGTCCTGCGAGTCGTTCCGGTGGCTGTTCCAGACGTTCCTGCACGCCATGTCTGGGCGAGCACCCAAGACCTTCATTTCGCATCAGGATACggtaatagcagaggccctgtccttGGCGATGCCTGGCACGACGACGACCCATGCCATATGCGCATGGCACATAAAGCATGTTGCAAAGGGGAACATACGTCAGCTTTCTAAAGGCGATGCCAGTTTCATCGAGGAGTTCAAGGCGTGCGTCGACGGAGAGTATGGCGAGGAGGCAGGATTTCTCGCTGCATGGGATGCTATGATCAGCAAGTACGAGCTTCGTGACAACGCGTGGTTGCAGAGGCTGTTCGAGGAGAAACACAAGTGGGCTAGGCCCTACACGAAAGGGATCTTCTCGGCTGGAATGGAAGGCACACGGTTGAACGAGCGCCTGAGTTCCGAGGTGCGCAGTCATCTGAGAGCAGAGGTGGACATTGCTCTGTTTTTGAGGCATCTTCAGAAAGTGATCAGCGATAGGCGGCACAGAGAGTTGGAGATGGAATACGGTTCAAGGTTGATGATGCCCTACCTCAAAATCAGAGCTCCTGTTCTGACACAGGCTTCCGAGGTCTATACCAGCGTGATCTTTCAGCTTTTCCAGGAAGAATATGAGGAGTTCCAGTCAGCTTACATCGTGAGCCGTGATGAGAGCGGCCCGTGTCGTGAGTATGTCGTCTCGCTTGTGGAGAAGGAGGACTGTCGATACACGGTTTATGGGAACCCTATGGAGCAGACTGTCGCATGCTCGTGCGGGAAGTTTGAGATGGTTGGCTTCCTGTGCAGCCATGCTCTCAAGATTCTAGATGTTATGGACATAAAGTATATACCAGATAGGTACATCATGAAGCGCTGGACCAAATATGCAAGGCGTTtgacctcctcttcactggaggttCCTGTTCCTGGGCAAGCCGTTCAAGAAGAGGAATCATTGGAGATTTCTTCTAATCGCTACCAGCACTTGTGCCCCAAGTATGTTCGGCTTGTTGCCCGGGCATCAGAATGTGAGGAGTCCAGCAGAGTACTAGACCAATTTTGGGGAGAACTTGGCGACAaggttgagcaaatcctgcagaaaCAAACCAGCGTTAGCAGCGCACCTGTGACACTACAGCCTGATGTTCAGAATCTTAAGATGGCCTTGTCTTCCATCACGGATGGCACTGAATCAGAAAATGTTCTGGACATATCAAGCAGGGCAGTGGCAGAAACAGTAAAGAAGAAAGGCCAGAAAAGTAAAAACCATCCAAGAAATTGCGTTGAAAAGGGTCTGACAAAGAAGCAGAAAGTGCACTCAGAAGAACCTGCACTTGTGCATTATGGTTTGGCAGATGGTTCAGCCCAGTCTGGAAATGCCATGTTTCAG GGCTTGGAGGCTCCTCCTAACATGTCCAAAATGGTTAGCCAAACTCCAACCTATGTACCTTACATG GGGACTGACTTTTCAAATCCCATGGGGACACTCAACTATGAAGAGATGCACCGTGGCGCAAGTCTGGGGTTCACTCTG TTACCTTCTCAGGACCTAGGCTTTGTCGCCTGTCACACTTCTCAGGCGTCAGGTGACAGCCAGCACAACCAG GCCTTGTAG